A genomic region of Melanotaenia boesemani isolate fMelBoe1 chromosome 21, fMelBoe1.pri, whole genome shotgun sequence contains the following coding sequences:
- the LOC121633093 gene encoding clarin-3 has product MPSLTKTLHYISSALVTSISVAVLGFAMSTLWAKSTMECARAGSEIFNGTAEVTLGLFEGILTRSFCPSFGNTDGFQVIPVLTKTATTSLVLHVLVVCLLALCLLCSAGSILISLYNSVSNPYETYMGPVGVYVCSALSACLSVVVLIIFVLNVTVTSMSEELFEAVGDNISVDLKNKSAQMGVGFFLVIPYAVFSLVAILLIFFYDHAAYTHRREQERPTEDAPKEIMMY; this is encoded by the exons ATGCCATCCTTGACGAAGACTCTTCATTATATTTCCAGTGCACTGGTTACTTCCATATCTGTTGCTGTGTTGGGTTTTGCCATGTCAACACTGTGGGCTAAATCCACCATGGAGTGTGCCAGAGCTGGAAGTGAGATATTCAATGGAACTGCTGAAGTCACACTGGGTCTCTTTGAAGGAATACTCACCAGATCCTTTTGTCCCAGTTTTGGAAATACAGATGGGTTTCAAG tgATTCCTGTGTTGACAAAAACAGCAACTACATCGTTGGTCCTTCACGTTTTGGTGGTGTGTCTGTTGGCCCTTTGTCTGCTGTGTTCTGCTGGCAGCATCCTCATCTCTCTTTACAACAGTGTCAGTAACCCTTACGAGACCTACATGGGGCCTGTCGGAGTTTACGTCTGCAGCGCTCTCAGTG CTTGTTTGTCTGTGGTGGTCCTCATCATATTTGTATTAAACGTCACTGTGACCAGCATGTCGGAGGAACTGTTTGAAGCTGTCGGCGATAATATCTCAGTAGACCTAAAGAACAAGTCTGCACAGATGGGCGTTGGATTCTTCCTGGTCATCCCTTACGCGGTGTTCTCTCTAGTGGCCATTTTATTGATCTTCTTTTATGACCATGCAGCTTACACACACAGACGAGAGCAGGAGAGGCCTACGGAGGATGCTCCCAAGGAAATCATGATGTATTAG